The genome window CCGATTTGATCAGCAGTGTCTCCCCTGGCAGCCCGACGATGCGCTTGACGTATCCCATAGAGGCATCGGGAGTTCTTCGAAACACCACAATGTCCCCTCGCTCGGGATTGACAAAGTAGTAGATGTATTTGTTAATCAAATAATAGCCCTCCTTGGCTAACGTCGGCTGCATACTCCTGTCGATAAGAATCCCTGAGCTTACGACATGTCCCTGAATAAAGTAACCCATGAGGGTAGACCAGAACAGGATGAAGGCCAGCCTGTAATGTCTTCGCCGCTCTTTCAGGCCCCTAACATAGCGCTAGTCAAAAAAACCTCTATCGTCCTCTGTTCTTGTACGGCCTGTCCCCGAAATAGTTTCCGTCATGACTCACTTGCCTGCTCGTCTTCAACCACGGCTAGCCGTCCCCACAGCATCTCGCGTGAGGGAAGTACAGGAGCACCTGGATAGGGTGAAATCAGCAGTCATTCCACGATCTCGAACACCTCCCGTAACGAGCGCCAGCGGATGCGATGATACTCCTCTGGGAAAAGGTCACGTAGAACCACTTCGA of Candidatus Methylomirabilota bacterium contains these proteins:
- the lepB gene encoding signal peptidase I, with translation MFWSTLMGYFIQGHVVSSGILIDRSMQPTLAKEGYYLINKYIYYFVNPERGDIVVFRRTPDASMGYVKRIVGLPGETLLIKSGEVHINGRRLEEPYAIGKTHPDLAPHSIAEGTYYVLGDNRWVREDSREFGPVPLKKIEGKIAADKLFPFR